The proteins below are encoded in one region of Ursus arctos isolate Adak ecotype North America unplaced genomic scaffold, UrsArc2.0 scaffold_24, whole genome shotgun sequence:
- the KRT12 gene encoding keratin, type I cytoskeletal 12 — protein MSLSVRTSGLPRRLSSQSGTSGRARGTSASIVGSSYGGSTFGFGDSCGGGFSAASMFGSSSGFGGGSGISFAGGLGTAYGGALGGGSGALGGSFGGLGGGFGGLGIGFGGGPGGGSIGILSGNDGGLLSGSEKETMQNLNDRLASYLDKVRALEEANAELENKIREWYETRGSGTGDPGSQSDYSKYYPLIEDLRNEIISASIGNAQLILQIDNARLAAEDFRMKYENELALHQSVEADINGLRRVLDELTLARADLEMQIENLTEELAYLKKNHEEELQSFRAGGPGEISVEMDAAPAVDLTRLLNNMRAQYEAIAEQNRKDAEAWFIEKSGELRKEISTNTEQLQSSKSEVTDLRRAVQNLEIELQSQLATKKSLEVSLAEVEGDYCGQLSQVQQLIGSLEEQLLQVRADTEHQNADHQRLLNAKARLELEIETYRRLLDGEAQGDGFDETLYVTESKPQTQSIDSSKDQSKSRKIKTIVQEVVNGEVVSSQVQEELM, from the exons ATGTCCCTCTCAGTGCGCACCTCTGGGCTGCCCCGGCGGCTGTCTTCCCAGAGCGGAACATCAGGCAGAGCCAGGGGCACATCTGCTTCCATTGTTGGCAGTAGCTATGGGGGGAGCACCTTTGGCTTTGGAGACAGCTGTGGGGGAGGCTTTTCTGCTGCTTCCATGTTTGGTTCTAGTTCTGGCTTTGGTGGTGGCTCTGGAATTTCCTTTGCAGGAGGACTGGGCACTGCTTATGGGGGAGCCCTGGGAGGTGGCTCTGGAGCCCTGGGAGGTAGCTTTGGAGGCCTGGGAGGTGGCTTTGGTGGCCTAGGAATTGGATTTGGGGGAGGCCCAGGAGGTGGCTCTATAGGTATTCTCTCTGGCAATGATGGAGGCCTTCTTTCCGgatcagaaaaggaaaccatGCAAAATCTTAATGACAGATTGGCTTCCTATCTGGATAAGGTCCGAGCACTAGAAGAGGCTAATGCTGAGCTAGAAAACAAAATTCGAGAATGGTATGAAACACGAGGATCTGGGACTGGAGACCCCGGGTCACAGAGTGACTACAGTAAATATTATCCATTGATCGAAGACCTCAGGAATGAG ATCATTTCTGCCAGCATTGGAAATGCCCAGCTCATCTTGCAGATCGACAATGCAAGACTGGCTGCCGAAGACTTCAGAATGAA GTATGAGAACGAGCTGGCCCTGCACCAGAGCGTGGAGGCCGACATCAACGGGCTGCGCCGGGTGCTGGACGAGCTGACCCTGGCCAGAGCCGACCTGGAGATGCAGATCGAGAACCTAACAGAAGAACTGGCCTACCTGAAGAAGAACCATGAAGAG GAGCTCCAAAGCTTCCGGGCAGGTGGCCCCGGGGAGATCAGTGTGGAAATGGACGCTGCTCCGGCGGTGGACCTCACCAGGCTTCTCAACAACATGAGGGCGCAGTACGAAGCCATCGCGGAGCAGAATCGCAAGGACGCAGAGGCCTGGTTCATTGAAAAG AGTGGGGAGCTCAGGAAGGAGATCAGCACCAACACGGAGCAGCTTCAGTCCAGCAAGAGCGAGGTCACCGACCTGAGGCGCGCAGTTCAAAACCTGGAGATCGAGCTCCAGTCCCAGCTGGCCACG AAGAAATCCCTGGAGGTCTCGCTGGCCGAAGTGGAGGGCGACTACTGCGGCCAGCTGTCCCAGGTGCAGCAGCTCATCGGCAGCCTGGAAGAGCAGCTGCTGCAGGTGCGCGCCGACACCGAGCACCAGAACGCCGACCACCAGCGGCTGCTGAACGCCAAGGCCCGCCTGGAGCTGGAGATCGAGACCTACCGCCGCCTCCTGGACGGCGAGGCCCAAGG TGACGGTTTCGATGAAACTTTATATGTGACCGAATCCAAACCTCAGACACAATCGATCGATTCCTCTAAAG aCCAATCTAAATCCCGGAAGATCAAGACAATTGTGCAGGAAGTGGTGAACGGTGAAGTGGTCTCATCTCAAGTTCAGGAAGAACTAATGTAA